TCCTCATCGCGTACCGGAACTGGCCACCGATCTCGTCCTGCTGCTCGAATACTGTGACCTGGTGCCCGCGCTCCGCACTCGCGACTGCGGCAGCGAGCCCGGCCGGTCCGGCACCGACGACCGCGACCTGCTGCGCCGCGTGCGGGCCGACGGGGATCAACCGCAACGTGGTCTCGTGCCCGGCGCGGGGGTTGACCAGGCAACTGGCCCGCTTGTTGGCGAACGTGTGGTCCAGACAGGCCTGGTTGCACGCGATACAGGTGTTGATCTCATCGCCGCGCCCTTCCCGGGCCTTGTTGACGAACTCAGGATCGGCCAGCAACGGGCGAGCCATCGAGATCAGGTCGGCGTGGCCGTCGGCCAGGATCTGCTCGGCCACTTCTGGGGTGTTGATCCGGTTGGACGCCATCACTGGTATCCCGACGTGCTCGCGCAGCTGGCCCGTGACGGAGGCGAAGGCCGCACGCGGCACGGAGGTGACGATGGTGGGGATCCGGGCCTCATGCCAGCCGATCCCGGTATTGATGACCGAGGCGCCGGCAGCTTCGATGCGCCCTGCGAGCTCGACTGTCTCCTCCCAGTCCTGCCCATCCGGCAGCAGATCCAGCAATGACTGCCGGTAGATCAGCAGGAAGCCGGCTCCTACCGATTCGCGCACCCGACGGACGACCTGCTCGGGGAAACGCATCCGATTGCTCGCGCTGCCACCCCACTGATCGGTGCGCTCGTTGGTGCGTGCCGCGAGGAACTGGTTGATGAGGTAACCCTCCGAACCCATGATCTCGATGCCGTCGTAGCCCGCCTGCATTGCCAGCCGCGCTGCCTTCGCGAAGTGGCTGATGGTGCGCTCGACGTCCTTTCCGGACATAGCGCGTGGCGCGAACTTGCTGATCGGGCTCTTCACTGCGCTCGCCGACTTCACGAAGGGGTGGTAGCCGTAACGACCGGCGTGCAAGATCTGCATCGCGATCCGGCCGCCGGCCTCATGTACTGCCTCGGTGATGACCTTGTGCTTGTCGGCCGCCCGCGAGGATGAGAGCTCCGAGCCTGCCGGTAGCAACCAACCGGTCTTGTCGGGCGCGAAACCGCCGGTGATCAGCAGGCCGGTGCCACCGCGCGCGCGCTCGGCAAAGTACTCCGCGAGCTCGCCGAAGTGCCTGGAGCGATCCTCCATCCCGGTGTGCATCGAGCCCATCACGACCCGGTTAGGCAGCGTGACGTCACCGATCGTGATCGGGGCGAGCAGTCTGTCGTAGGACATCGGTGTTCTTCTTTCCTCAGGTTCTGTCAGCATTTTCGGTCGCGGTCAGCATCTTCAATCGTGGACAGCGCGGGTATGCGCTCGGTGAGTACGGTCAACATCTCGTCGCACCAGTCCACGTAGCTGCGCTCTTGACGGATACCACCGCGCAGCACGAGGTAGACGGGTAGTTGCCGATCGGGGATGGCTGCCAGGTTGCAGAAGTTCGCTGCCAGATCGGCTTCGTAGCGCGTCAACCGCTGCTGATGCTCGGTGCGTTGCTGGCCGATATCCGCGTAAATGGCAGTCGCATCCCCGAACGGCAGGGCACGCACCTTGACCGCCAGGTCGCTGCGCAGCGGCTCACGCCGGCTCGGGGTCGCCGTCCACGCAGCCAGTTCGGCGCGGCCCTGCGGCGTCAGGTCGTAGACCTTGCGATCGGGTCGACCATGACCCTGCTCAACGGTGCCGTACACCGACTGGGCAGCTTCCAGACGTGCCAGCACCCGGTAGATCTGCTGATGGGTGGCGGTCCAGAAGAAGCCGATCGAGGCATCGAAGCGACGCGTCAGGTCGTACCCGCTTGCGGCACGTTCGGCCAGCGACGTGAGAATCGCATGATCGAGGGCCATGCACGTAGTTTCATATGCACCTCAGTGCATAGTCAAGACGTCCCGGGTCCCCCTCCCCAGTAACCCGACGCTCGACCGGCGAGTGGGCGGCAGAGGCTCGCTCGTCGCTCAGCGTTCCGTTTGCGAGCGCAGCATCCGCAGCACTGTCTTGTCGATCCACCCGTCGCGCAACCGCAGCTCCAAGTTCTCCACCCCCGCGAAACCGTCAAGATCTTTGTACCCGGCGGCTTGTAGTCGCTGCCGCACCTCCCATGCAAGATCGCCCTGTAACGGCAGCAGATCCTCCGTGCTCGGCGCCTTGAAGAGCACATCGTGGATATCGAGCAACCGGCCGAGTTCGCCGACCGGATCGGTGTGATCGTCCACCCGCAGGTCGTAGGCGACATCGTCGCCGGGGGTGTACCCGCCGACTTCGGACACCACGTAGAGCGCCGAGGACTGACGCCCGCGCCGATCTCCACCGGCGCGGTCCCCCGCCACCAGTGCGGCGTACAGCCGCCGTGCCAACGACGCGTCTGCAGCAGCTGTCCAGGCGGTGTGCATGGCGTCGACCACCTGGGGGCCGACCAGGATGTTGCCCTGGATCGCGACGTCCGGGCCGGTGATGCCGCCCGCCCACTGCATGCAGGACGCACCGGTGAAGGTCGCACCGCCACCGGCGGCGTCGACCACGCCGACCTGGCGCTCTTCGCGTAGTTCATCTGCGGCCAGCAGCCGGGCCAGCGTCGCGTCGGCGTCTAGTCCGTCCGCGAGCGCAGCGAGACCGTCGCGTTTGTAGAGCGTATTGGCGAACGACTGGGTCGCTATCGCGCCCAGCCCGAGCCGGGCGGCGGGTACTGCCGCTCCGACACCGAGGAACTTGGAGGCGACCGCGACACCGAGGTCACCGGTCGAGGAATCGCGGCCGACGATGGAGAAAGTCATGGGATGACGCTACTGACTCAACCTTCCCCGCGTCTGCTGCGTAGACAATGCAGGAGACCGACAAGGAGTGGGCGATGAAGCCGACTGACACCGATGAGTTCGTGGCGTTCGTGCGCGTCTCGTCACCCGGGCTGTTGCACACGGCCTGGTTGTTGTGCGGTGACGCCCATCGCGCAGAGGAAATGGTGCAGGAATCCTTCGAACGCGTCTATCCCAAATGGGTACGGGTGAACAAGGGCGGCCAACCACTGGCCTATACGCGCCGGGTGCTGGTCAACCTCAATACCGACCGGTGGCGGCGCACCCGCAAGGAGTCGCTGACCAACGACGGCGAATTACGCGACGCCTCGGACGCCCGCGAATCCGGCGTGGAGGACCGCGACCAGGTCATCCGGCTGCTGCGGTTGCTACCGGCGCGCGAACGTCAGGTCGTCGTCCTCCGGCACTACGCCGACATGTCCGAGCACGATGTCGCTGAGCTGCTGGGGATCAGCACTGGCACCGTAAAGAGCAGTGCGTCCCGAGGTCTGGCCACCATGCGCGCCGCGATAGCCGCCCCGACCGAACACGAGGAGAGCCGCTCATGAACGCCTACGACAACGACATCGAAACCATGCTGCGGGAGGCACCGGCGCCGGACATGGGCATCGACCCGAGCGCCGTGATCGCCGGAGCCCAGCGCTCGGTTCGGCGCCGACGCGCCACTGTGGGAGCCTTCGGACTGGCTGCCGCGCTCGTCATCGGTGCGACTGTCGGCACCACCCAGTTGGCGAATCATCAGTCCAGCACCGTGCCCGCGCAATACGGCACGAGCGGCCCACTCGGCGCCTTGTTCAAGGATTCGAAGGTGGGCGAACAGCGCTTCAGCGAGTACATCGTCAGCCGCAGCGCAGCGGGCGAACTGACAGTCCGCACCAACGCTCCAGGCACCACACCATTGCCGAGAACCGGCGCCCTACCCGGTGGGATCGCCGCCTTCCGCGATGGTCAGCACGTGGTGGTGCTCGCCCCGCTCCCACGGATAACCCAGGACGCAATGGTTGTGTTCAAAACCACCGACAACAACGGTGGGGGCGTCACAAGCTCGGGAATGCGGCTGTCGACAGGCCACACCGTTGCTGTATTCGTCACCGAAAAGCCGGCGACGCCCCAGGCCGTTCTGTGGAATGTCGGGGCCGACTATTTCTCCTCCACTGGTGAACGCGGCCAGGTTGCGTCCTTTACCGACGCCCGGGTCTACTGGTTCCCGAAGCTGAATGTCTACGGATTCGCCGCGAGCGATGGCGGTACTTCGAAGCAGGAACCGCCATCGAACAGCTATCTAGGAGGCGGACAGCTCACGGGCGGCAAGTCAAGCTCCTTCTTCGCCGCCGCAGTACCTCGCGGAGCACGTGCGGTCAGCGTGCAGGCGCGGGCCGGCCAGAGGTTGAATCCGTTGCAGATCAAACCACTGGGCACTTCGCCATACGACGTCGTGTATGTGACCTCGCCGCCGACCCCCGGCGATCACACTGCCATCGTCGGGAGCATCACGTGGACCGACTCAACCGGGCGGCACACCAAGAGCTTCTCGTGACCAGCCGTGCTGCGGCGCTGATCGCCCTCACCGTGATCGGCACTGGACTGGCGGGATGCGGGTCGCCCCCGCCAACTCAACCCGGCGCCCTTTCCTCGACCTGCCCGGCACTGTCTAACAGCGCCGCTACCCGATCGAGCTTGTATCTAAGCCATCCAGCCAACGGACTGGTCCTCTATCTGCCCGACAACGACGCACCCCCCGCGACCCAGGCCGATGGCACGACATTGCAACACTCACATACCGACCTGGCATCCCAGAAAAGCGACGGCACCTTGTCGCTGCGCCGGGCCGGAAGCACCGTTGACCTCCCAGTGACCGGGGGCGGTGCCTGCGGCATCGCCACCTTCCGCGACGGCCAGGACACCATCACCTTGGCGCCTACCGCACCGGACGCTGTCCAGACACAGCTGATGGACGGTTCGACGCAGGTTGGCGGCGCTTCTCAACCGGTCACGCTGGTGTCTGGTATGACTGTCTTGGCCGCAGATAGGTTCGGCGCTGCACCCAAGCGCCCGCGTGTCTTCTGGAGTACCGCAGCTGGCCAGTTCCTTGCCGGCGACGGCGAGCAAGGTCAGGTATTGAGTATCGACGGGGTTACCGTCGTGGTCTTCGCGAAATCGCAGCTGGTGTCGATGACCGCACCGCCGGGCACCTTCTCCCTCAACCCGATCGGACGGATGCCGTCGATCGCCGAGGTTTCCACCAGTGAAACTCTCGCCACCTACGTCGCGCTCCTTCCGGCCGGTGCGCACGCCGTGTCGATGCAACTGAACCCGCCGAGTGGCACACCGTCGACAGGCCAGGGTGCTGTCGTTGTGCGACGGGTGCCTGGCACGTCGTACGACGTCGCGGCCGTCGGCCCGCTGCCGGGCGGGTCGTTCGGGCTGGTGATGAACTGGATCGACAAGATCGGAAAGGCGCGCACATGGTCCATGCACTGATCCGCCCGTCGCATCGGATGGGAGTCACCGCATTGGCGATCGCCGTCGTGACACTGTCGTCCGCGTGCGGCTCGCCTCCGCGGCCGTCCCCCGTGACCCGACCTGGGCCATTGACGGCGACCTGCGCAGCGGCTGTCCACGCCCAATCACCGCGCTCCCCCTCGGTGACGTTGACATCGACGAATGGGCAGATAGCCGACGTCCCCGACGGCAAGAAGGGGGCGCCGTGGGGGACTTACGGGGGCGGCTATCACACCGATACCGTCAGTATCAGCTCATCCGGCATCGTCTCGGTCCGGTCGAATGCGAGCACGCACGACCTTCCTGTGGTCGGCGGCGGCCGATGCGGAGTCACCACCGTGCAGGACGGAAAGGGCTTCCTGACGGTCGCGCCGACTGGCAGCGACACCGTTGATGCAACAGTCCTGGACGCAGGGGAAACCATCGGCGACGTGCGGATGTCCACGAGGCTGCCCTCTGGGCAGGTGGTCGCCGTCGCCATGGGCGAGGGCGCACGCACCCGGCAGCCCGCTGCCTACTGGGTCACGAGCTCGGGCCAGTACTTCTCCAGCACCGGTGGACGCGGGCACGCTGCGACCGCCGGCGGTGTCCGAGTGGTGCTGTTCCCCAGCGCGAGACTGGTGGGTTACTCCGAGGCTTCCGGGGTTGCGAGCATCGAGGGCCTGGAAAAGATATCGCCCCCGCCGATGTTCTTCGGGCTGGGTGGCCCTGGCGATCACAGATCCGACATAGCCCTGCTGCCTGCAGGCTCGCACGACATCACCATGCAGTTCAATGTCGACGGTTCGCAAGGTGCAGCGAACAGCGGTATCCAGGCGGCTGCGATACCCGGCACCCGGTACATGATCGCTGTCCTCGCCTCCGCATCGAACGAGGCCGGTGACGCTGGCATGCAGTGGACGGATGCCCATGGCCACGTCAACCAGTGGCGCTCGAATGACCTCGCTACGCCGTGACCTAGAAGGAGACCTGCGAGCCCATCACGACGGTGCGGTCGACCGGGAGGCGGAAGTAGTCGACCGGTGAAGCTGCATTGTGGGCCATGCCCAGGAACAGTCGCTTGCGCCAGCGCGGCATTGCTGAGTCACCAGTGGCGTGCACGGTGATCCGGGACAGGTAGTAGTAGGCCTCGTCCGGATCGATCGGAACGCCTTGTTCCGCGGCGAGCCGCAGCCCATCGGGGACGTTCTGGTCGTCCTGGAAACCGTAGTGCAGGGTGATGTGACTGATCGAGTCGTGCGCATCGCCCATGTCATCGAATTTGACCCGATCCTGCGGCGCAACGTGCGGAATGTTCTCCGACACCGTGGAGACGATGAAGACGTTGTCGTGGATGACGTGGTTGAAGTTCGCGTTCTCGCGGAACGCCAACGGCGTGGTCATCCGGTCCGGGTGCAGGAAGATCGCCGTCCCGGGCACCCGGCTGACCGGGTCGGTGTGCAACCAGTCCAGGAACGGCTGCATCGGTCCTTCGAGCTTGACTCTGCGCTCTGTGACGATCGCACTGCCCTTGCGCCAGGTGAACATGATCGTGCAGATCGCCAGAGCGATGAGCAGGGGCAGCCACCCGCCATGCAGGACCTTTGTGAGGTTGGCGGCGAAGTAGGTGAGCTCGAGGACCCCGAAGACAATCCCGACCAGCAGCATCTTCCAGCGCGGCCACTTCCACACCGAGTCGGCATAGACGAGAAACAGCGTCGTGGTGATCAGGAAGGTGCCGGTAACCGCCAGGCCGTACGCGGTGGCCAGTTTGGCCGAGGACCGAAAGAGCACCAGCAACAGCATCACCCCGACGTACAACGCCCAGTTGATCGCCGGGATGTAGATCTGACCGCTACTGGACTGGGAGGTCTGCCGCACAGTCATCCGAGGCAGGTAACCCAGCCTTGATGCCTGCCGTGAGACCGAGTACGCGCCGGAGATGACGGCCTGGGAAGCAATCACCGTGGCCATCGTCGCAAGGATCACCAGCGGGATCTGCGCCCAGCTCGGCGCCATGATGTAGAACGGGTTGCTGATGCTCTTCGGCGACTGCACAATGAGCGCGCCCTGACCCAGGTAGTTGAGCGTCAGGCACGGAAATACCAGGAAGAACCACGCCCGCCGAATAGGCACCGGTCCGAAGTGGCCCATGTCCGCGTACAACGCCTCGGCGCCGGTGATGGTCAACACCACCGCGCCCATCGCCACGAACGCGATGTATGGATGGTCGACCACGAACATAACTCCGTAGGACGGGGACAAGCCCGTCACAATGGACGGCTCAGCCACGATCTTGCTCAACCCCATCAGCCCCAGGGCCACGAACCAGACCACCATGATCGGACCGAACAGCCGGCCGACCACGTGCGTGCCGAAACGCTGCGCGAGGAAGAGGAGGGTGATGATGACCGCGCCCACCGGCACCACGAGGTGTGCCAGGGACGGGGTGGTGACCTCCAGCCCCTCTATCGCCGAGAGCACCGAGATGGCCGGCGTGATCACGCTGTCGCCGTAGAACAGTGAGGCCCCGAGCACTCCGAGGATCATCACCAGGCTGAAGCGTTTTCCGCCTGAGGGGACATATCGCCGGGCCAGAGCTGCCAGCGCCATCACCCCGCCTTCACCGTCGTTGTCGGCCCGCAGGATGAACACCACATATTTGATCGACACCACGACGGTGATCGACCAGAAAACCAGTGAGATCACCCCGAATACGTCGCCCCGACTCGCCGTGACGGCGTTTTTGTCGATCGAGAAGACCGTCTGCAGTGAGTAGAGCGGGCTGGTGCCGATATCGCCGAATACGACACCGAGCGCACCCAGAGCCAGAGCCATCCCACCCGTGTGGTGCGCTGTAGCCGGCGACGCAGTCGAAGGCGCTTCCGCTTCAGGGGAATCGGACGGTACGTCGAGTGTCACGCAGATGAACTGTCCACTCCGAAGCTGCACGTTTGCTGATAACCCCCTAGGACCAGCCACGCTGCAGCTCAGTGCACCAGCGTCGCCATTCTGCGCACTGCTTCGCGGATGACCTGCGGCGATGTGGCGAGATTGAAGCGGACGAACTGGGCACTGCGCGGGTCGTAGTTCACGCCGGCGCTGACCGCGACCTTGCCCCGCTCCAGGAAGCACGCGTGCGGGTCGTCCAGCCCGAGCGCCGAGCAGTCCAGCCAGGCGAGGTAGGTGGCCTCGGCGTCGACCATTCGAACCTGCGGGAGGTGCTCGGCGAGTAGCTGGCGCAGTAGAACTCGTCGTTCACCCAGCTCGAGGAGTAGTTCATCAAGCCACCCGGCTCCGTGCGCGTATGCCGCGACGTGTGCAATCTCTCCGAGGTGATTGGCGCCGTGCGTGACCACCTCGTGCAACATGCCGAGCGACCCGGCCGCATCGGCGCCCGGTACCGCGAGCGCAATCTTCAACCCGGCCAGGTTCCATGACTTGGAGGCGCTGACGACCGCGATCCCGCGGCTCGCTGCGGGTACAGCGAGGTACGGCGTATAGGTCACCCCCGGGTGAGTGAGCGGAGCGTGGATCTCGTCGCTGATCACCAGGATGTCGTGGCGGTCGGCGAGACCGGCGAGCATCGCCAGTTCGGCGGCCGTGTGCACTGTGCCGGTGGGGTTCTGCGGGTTACACAGGATGTACGCCGAGCCGGGCCCGGCTTCGGCGAACGCAGCTTCCAGCGCCTCGGGATCGAGGCGGAAGTCCGAGTCGAGGTACGCCGTCACGAGTCGCCGACCCAGGGACTGCACGAACCCGAAGAACGAGTCGTAGCAGGGCGGGCTCACGACAACCGCAGCGCCGGCCACTGTGTTCGAGCGGATGATCTCGGATATACCGATCATCACGTCCGGCAGCATCATCATCGCCGCCGGGTCGGGGGCCCAGCCCCAGCGGGATGCGGCGAATTGCGCGAACGTCTGTTCGAGCGGGCCGGGTGCGGCGTACCCGACGTCACCCCGCCGCAGGGCCGAGGTGACGGCATCAACCACCGGCTCGCAGGGCACACAATCCATCTCAGCCACCCAGACCGGCACTACATCGGGGCCGTAAAGGCGCCATTTGATGCTGGTGCGGGTCGCGCGAAGTTCATCCAGGTCGGCATCGAGAATCGGCATAGCCCATCCTTTCATTCAGCAGGCCTGAGCTCTCGCGCACACACGAGAAGCGGCGCGCTCCCAAAGAGCGCGCCGCTTCATCCTGCTTTGGTGCTGGTTGTGCTGAGCTGGACTTAGAAGCCCATACCGCCCATGCCACCCATCTCGTCGCCGCCACCGGCGGCCGCAGCTGAAGCCTTCTCCGGCTTGTCAGCGATGACGGCCTCGGTGGTGAGGAAGAGCGCGGCGATCGATGCGGCGTTCTGCAACGCCGAACGGGTCACCTTTGCCGGGTCGATGATGCCGGTGGCGATCATGTCGACGTACTCACCGGTCGCGGCGTTCAGGCCCTGACCGGAGGGCAGGTTGCGCACCTTGTCCACAACGACGCCCGGCTCGAGCCCGGCGTTCTTGGCGATCTGCTTCAGCGGAGCCTGCGCGGCCACCTTGACGATGTTCGCGCCGGTAGCCTCGTCGCCCTCGAGCGACAGGGTTGCCCATGCAGCGTCGGTCGCCTGCAGCAGCGCAACGCCACCACCGGCAACGATGCCCTCTTCGACGGCGGCTTTCGCGTTGCGAACGGCGTCCTCGATACGGTGCTTGCGCTCCTTGAGCTCGACCTCGGTCGCCGCGCCCGCCTTGATGACGGCAACGCCACCGGCGAGCTTGGCAAGCCGCTCCTGCAGCTTCTCGCGGTCGTAGTCGGAGTCGGAGTTCTCGATCTCGGCGCGGATCTGGCTGACCCGACCGGCGATCTGGTCGGCGTCACCCGCACCCTCGACGATGGTCGTCTCGTCCTTGGAGACGGTCACCCGACGCGCGGTACCCAGCAGGTCCAGCTCGGCGGTGTCGAGCTTGAGGCCGACCTCTTCGGAGATGACCTGCGCACCGGTCAGGATGGCGATGTCGCCGAGCATGGCCTTGCGACGGTCACCGAAACCGGGAGCCTTGACGGCCACGGACTTGAAGGTGCCACGGATCTTGTTGACCACCAGGGTCGACAGGGCCTCGCCCTCGACGTCCTCGGCGATGATCATCAGCGGCTTGCCGGACTGCATGACCTTCTCAAGCAGCGGGAGCAGGTCCTTGATGCTGGAGATCTTGGAGTTGACGACCAGGATGTACGGGTCGTCCAGCACGGTCTCCATGCGCTCGGTGTCAGTCACCATGTAGCCGGAGATGTAGCCCTTGTCGAAGCGCATGCCCTCGGTGAGCTCGAGCTCCAGACCGAAGGTGTTGCTTTCCTCGACGGTGATGACGCCTTCCTTGCCGACCTTGTCCATCGCCTCGGCGATGAGCTCGCCGATCTGGGGGTCAGCAGCAGAGATCGAGGCGGTAGCAGCGATCTGCTCCTTGGTCTCGATGTCGACGGCCTGGTCCGAAAGTGCCTTGGACACGGCGGCCACGGCGGCCTCGATGCCACGCTTCAGCGCCATCGGGTTCGCGCCGGCCGCAACGTTGCGCAGACCTTCACGCACCATCGCCTGCGCGAGCACGGTTGCGGTGGTCGTACCGTCTCCGGCGACGTCGTCGGTCTTCTTGGCGACCTCCTTGACCAGCTCGGCGCCGATCTTCTCGTAGGGGTCCTCCAGCTCGATCTCCTTGGCGATGCTGACACCGTCGTTGGTGATCGTGGGGGCGCCCCACTTCTTCTCCAGCACTACGTTGCGACCCTTGGGGCCGAGCGTGACGCGCACGGCGTCGGCGAGGATGTTCATCCCTCGCTCGAGGCCGCGACGGGCCTCTTCGTCGAAAGCGATGATTTTAGCCATCTGTGTGGTCCTCCCACATTACGTACCGAAGCTGGCCATACGACGCCCGCGACGGACGAGTCGCGCCTGCCCGGGCGTACGGTGCGCGGGAGGTGAGCGGCTCTCGTCGGACGGCCACTGTCTGTCACTCTCATAGCGAGAGTGCTAACGCCATTATTGGCACTCTCCCCATGCGAGTGCAAACGACGGGACGGACCGTTCCTGAAGTCCTCGGTCGAGGCGGCTCAGTCTTTGTCGTCGTCGAAGCCGAGACGGCGCGCCGTGCGCTGCCGCATCCGACCGGCGCGCAGCCGCTGCAGGCGCTTGACGAGCATCGCGTCGTACGCCATCGCCTGCGGGGTGTCGATGAGGGAGTTCAACGTCTGGTAGTACCGCGTCGAACTCAACTCGAATGTTTCACGAATCGTCTGTTCCTTGGATCCCTGCAGCTTCCACCAGGTGCGCTCGAAGTCCAGAATGCTGCGTTCGCGCGTCGACAGGGCATTGACGGCCTGCGGCGGTTGGGCCTCGGCGGGGGCGACGCTCATCAGCATCCTCTCGGGACATCGGGGACGGGTGACCCAATAGTAGGAGCGAATGACACCGATGTCATTCCGGGACGGGGCAGTCGGGGTCGCCCCGATCTTCCGATAGGTTGTTGCTCGCTTACTATTTTGCTAGCATTCTTTCATGTCGCCCAAGGACCCGTCCCCGAAAGTGCAGTTCAACGTCTACCTGCCACCCGATCTCGTGACCCGCGTCAAGCACCGCGCGATCGACGAGGGCAGCAGTCTGTCCACCCTCGTCTCGCGGGCGCTGACCGACTACCTGGACGGCGACGCCCCACACCCCCGCTCCTCCCGCCCGGTAAAGGAATCGTGACCATGTCCCTGACTGTCGCCGCCATCCGCTACACCGATGATCTGCCCGCCATGCGCGACTTCCTGGAGCTGCTCGGGCTCTCCCCCGCAGTGGTGTCCTCGGGCTGGATCGACCTGCATGCCGGCGCGGGGCGCGTCTGGTTGCACGCCACCAG
This portion of the Dermatophilaceae bacterium Sec6.4 genome encodes:
- a CDS encoding CopG family transcriptional regulator — encoded protein: MSPKDPSPKVQFNVYLPPDLVTRVKHRAIDEGSSLSTLVSRALTDYLDGDAPHPRSSRPVKES